In the Salvelinus namaycush isolate Seneca chromosome 35, SaNama_1.0, whole genome shotgun sequence genome, one interval contains:
- the LOC120029386 gene encoding angiopoietin-2-like, whose amino-acid sequence MFYVGLLVLSGCLARGTGYRKTPDTTAVNQRQYQIQNGPCSYTFLLPEQDNCRTPSSTYTNLVQKDDPAEYDESAQRLEQLENIMENNTQWLLKLENYIQESMKQEMAQIQQNAVHNHTAAMIEIGANLLSQTTEQTRKLTNVEAQVINNTTRLERQLLENFLSTNKLEKQLIFQINEISKLNDKNSYLEKRVGEMEVQMQVELEQLKEKKEQLSTLVLRQTAVIEELEKQLLRATTNSSALQRQQQELLETVNNLIYTISVPSVNKPTMMQDTPTTYPDCAALYKSGNTDSGVYSLALPNTTQEIKAYCDMEMEGGGWTVLQKRFDGRVDFHRTWKEYKMGFGNPSDEYWLGNEFVSILTNQQPYVLRIQMMDWEENSGFSLYDQFSLGSEAENYRIHLKGYSGTAGKISSLGQPGSDFSTKDADNDRCVCKCSQLTTGGWWFDACGPSNLNGIFFQHGQNSNRFNGIKWYYWKGSGYSLKSTTMMIRPVDF is encoded by the exons ATGTTTTATGTTGGCTTACTGGTCTTGAGTGGCTGCTTGGCCCGGGGGACCGGCTACAGGAAAACTCCAGACACGACAGCTGTTAATCAGAGACAGTACCAGATCCAGAATGGCCCGTGCAGCTACACCTTTCTGCTGCCTGAGCAGGACAACTGCAGGACCCCGAGCAGCACCTACACCAACCTGGTCCAGAAGGACGATCCGGCAGAGTATGACGAGTCTGCCCAGAGGCTGGAGCAGCTGGAGAACATCATGGAGAACAACACGCAGTGGCTCCTCAAG CTGGAGAACTATATCCAGGAAAGCATGAAGCAGGAGATGGCCCAGATCCAGCAGAATGCTGTCCACAACCACACGGCAGCCATGATAGAGATTGGGGCTAACTTGCTGAGTCAGACCACTGAGCAAACACGTAAACTGACCAACGTAGAGGCGCAG GTAATAAATAATACAACTCGGCTCGAACGTCAGCTTCTTGAGAACTTTCTGTCAACGAATAAGTTGGAAAAACAGCTCATTTTCCAAATAAATGAAATAAGCAAGCTGAATGACAAAAACAG ctACCTGGAGAAGAGGGTGGGGGAGATGGAGGTGCAGATGCAGGTGGAGCTGGAGCagctgaaggagaagaaggagcagCTCTCTACACTGGTACTGAGACAGACTGCCGTCATCGAGGAGCTGGAGAAACAGCTGCTCCGGGCCACCACCAACAGCTCTGCCCTGCAGCGGCAGCAACAGGAGCTACTGGAGACCGTCAACAACCTAATCTACACCATCTCCGTCCCCTCAG TGAACAAGCCTACCATGATGCAGGATACACCGACCACATACCCAGACTGTGCTGCACTCTATAAGTCGgggaacacagacagtggagtCTACTCACTGGCCCTTCCCAACACTACACAGGAGATTAAG GCTTACTGTGACATGGAGATGGAGGGGGGTGGATGGACAGTACTACAAAAACGATTTGATGGTCGGGTTGACTTCCACCGTACGTGGAAAGAGTACAAAATG GGCTTTGGAAACCCTTCAGATGAATACTGGTTGGGAAATGAGTTTGTTTCGATACTGACCAATCAGCAACCATACGTCTTGAGAATACAGATGATGGATTGGGAGGAAAACTCAGGATTCTCACTATATGACCAGTTCTCTCTCGGCAGTGAAGCAGAAAACTACAG GATACACCTTAAAGGCTACAGTGGAACAGCAGGCAAAATTAGTAGCCTTGGTCAACCAGGAAGTGATTTCAGCACAAAAGATGCCGACAATGACAGATGTGTTTGCAAATGCTCACAACTGACAACAGGAG GCTGGTGGTTTGACGCCTGCGGCCCCTCTAACTTGAACGGAATATTTTTCCAGCACGGCCAGAACTCTAATCGATTCAATGGAATCAAATGGTACTACTGGAAGGGCTCAGGCTACTCACTGAAGTCTACCACAATGATGATCAGACCAGTAGACTTCTGA